A region of Chiroxiphia lanceolata isolate bChiLan1 chromosome 23, bChiLan1.pri, whole genome shotgun sequence DNA encodes the following proteins:
- the NFRKB gene encoding nuclear factor related to kappa-B-binding protein isoform X1, which translates to MDSLDHMLTDPLELEGNGSRIMEDCMLGTTRVSLPEDLLEDPEIFFDVVSLSTWQEVLTDAQQEHLKKFLPHFPENNREHQNKLILALFGGENFRFGNPLHIAQKLFRDGHFNPEVVKYRQLCYKSQYKRYLRAQQQYFYRLLKQILTSRNHLLELARKGGPDMTLRRRHFPPTYDAEERDRRTHQRYLKILREVKEECGDTALSSDEEELISWPPSSPARCSSPPVPLRVIPTLSTLDMKTADKIELGESDLKMMLKKHHEKRKRQPDHPDLVTTDLTLEDIMTRVNAGRKGSLAALYDLATLKKKVKEKEDKKKKKVKVIKSEVEDLADPFGNADGIPPMPQDLSPIPLSSVKEEPLEDMKPCLEINEISSSFFFLLLEILFLEGPATLSVLEDKVLDWQSSHASALNNWFSFAPNWSELVLPALQYLAGDSRDAPFVEFKEKTQQWKLVGTYQDHEKELAALFHLWLETKDQTFFKENEDSSDAMPLPRVRTDYVVRPSTGEEKRVFQEQERYRYSQPHKAFTFRMHGFESVVGPVKGVFDKETSLNKAREHSLLRSDRPAYVTILSLVRDAAARLPNGEGTRAEICELLKDSQFLAPDVTSAQVNTVVSGALDRLHYEKDPCVKYDIGRKLWIYLHRDRSEEEFERIHHAQAAAAKAKKALQKPKPPAKMVDFFAQKSSSKEGAVKALPSSTAEPSQLSLSDSSMPPTPVTPVTPTAPALPPTPISPPPVSAVSKSVSSAGAEPAKPSQSVLLVSSPTMPQLGTLLSTAQSSQAQPGPAPPAPRGVGHGGSSGLPQVRVVTAQSSLPAVSQQAPVVTQQQQQQPTSVPQIRVPATATQTKVLPQAVMTLPVKAQSSPVQVQRAGGSVAGQAGLTVTGLPAAPSPAVKPVTSSPGSSAASTSSTTVIQNVAGQNIIKQVAITGQLGMKAQAGGGIPLTATNFRIQGKDVLRLPPSSITTDAKGQTVLRITPDMMATLAKSQVTTVKLTQDLFTAAAGSTAGGKGISATLHMTSNPVQTADSPVKTSTATPASSSPAGSTVVKVTPDLKTAEPASSAFRLMPALGMAVAEQKGKAITTVASTEAKPAATIRIVQGLGVMPPKAGQTITVATHAKPSSSAVSVAGTAHTSAVSLPTVSATVSKAVAVASGAAGTPITLGTGATAVRQVPVSTAVVSTSQAGKLPARITVPLSVISQPVKGKSVVTAPIIKGNLGANISGLGRNIILTTMPAGTKLIAGNKPVSFLTAQQLQQLQQQGQATQVRIQTVPASHLQQGTVSGSTKAVSTVVVTTAPSPKQTQDQL; encoded by the exons ATGGACTCCCTGGACCACATGCTCACGGAccccctggagctggagggcaATGGCAGTAGGATCATGGAGGACTGTATGCTGGGCACCACCAGGGTCAGTCTGCCTGAGGACCTGCTGGAGGAC CCTGAGATCTTCTTTGACGTTGTCAGCTTGTCCACGTGGCAGGAGGTCCTGACAGATGCGCAGCAAGAGCACCTTAAAAAATTCCTGCCTCACTTCCCTGAGAACAACCGGGAACATCAGAACAAACTTATCTTGGCACTGTTTGGGGGGGAGAACTTTCGGTTTGGGAACCCGCTGCACATCGCCCAGAAACTCTTCCGGG ATGGACACTTCAACCCCGAGGTGGTGAAGTACCGGCAACTGTGCTACAAGTCGCAGTACAAGCGTTACCTGCGGGCGCAGCAGCAGTATTTCTACAGGCTGCTCAAGCAGATCCTCACCTCCCGCAAT CACTTGCTGGAATTAGCCAGGAAAGGAGGCCCTGACATGACCCTGAGGAGAAGGCACTTCCCACCGACGTATGACGCGGAAGAACGAGACAGACGGACACATCAGCGCTACCTGAAAATCCTGAGGGAAGTGAAAGAGGAGTGTGGAGACACTGCCTTGTCTTCTGATGAAGAAG aacTAATCTCTTGGCCTCCAAGTTCTCCAGCACGTTGTTCAAGTCCACCAGTTCCCCTGAGAGTGATCCCCACATTGTCAACCTTGGACATGAAAACAGCAG ACAAGATAGAACTTGGGGAAAGTGATTTGAAGATGATGTTGAAGAAGCACCATGAGAAACGAAAACGTCAGCCT GATCACCCTGATCTGGTCACGACAGACCTGACTCTGGAGGACATCATGACTCGAGTGAATGCTGGCAGGAAAGGCTCCTTAGCAG CCTTGTACGACCTCGCGACTCTCaagaaaaaggtgaaggaaaaggaggataagaagaaaaagaaggtgaaGGTTATTAAATCTGAGGTGGAAGACTTGGCTGACCCTTTTGGCAATGCAGATGGAATCCCACCGATGCCTCAGGAtctttcccccatccctctgtCATCTGTCAAAGAGGA ACCTCTTGAAGACATGAAACCATGccttgaaataaatgaaatatcatccagcttctttttccttcttttggaGATACTGTTTCTGGAAGGACCTGCTACTCTCTCGGTG cTTGAAGATAAAGTTCTCGACTGGCAATCTTCTCATGCCAGTGCACTAAATAACTGGTTCTCATTTGCCCCTAACTGGTCTGAACTGGTTTTACCTGCCTTGCAGTACTTGGCAGGTGACAGCAGAG ATGCTCCTTTTGTTGAATTCAAGGAAAAAACTCAGCAGTGGAAATTGGTTG GTACATACCAAGATCATGAGAAGGAATTGGCAGCACTCTTTCACCTCTGGTTGGAGACCAAAGACCAGACTTTCTTCAAA GAAAATGAAGACAGCTCTGATGCCATGCCACTGCCCAGAGT AAGGACTGACTATGTAGTCCGGCCTAGCACTGGAGAGGAGAAACGGGTGTTTCAGGAGCAG GAGCGTTACCGTTACAGCCAACCCCACAAAGCCTTCACCTTCCGCATGCATGGCTTTGAGTCAGTTGTTGGTCCTGTGAAGGGGGTGTTTGACAAGGAAACCTCCTTAAACAAAGCTCGAGAACATTCTCTCCTGCGCTCAGACAGACCAGCATATGTCACCATCCTGTCCCTTG TTCGTGATGCTGCTGCTCGCCTTCCTAATGGAGAAGGAACTCGTGCTGAAATCTGTGAGCTGCTCAAAGATTCCCAGTTCCTAGCTCCAGATGTCACCAGTGCTCAG GTTAACACTGTTGTCAGTGGTGCTTTGGATCGACTGCATTATGAGAAAGATCCCTGTGTGAAATACGACATTGGGCGCAAGTTGTGGATCTACCTGCACCGGGACAGGAGTGAGGAAGAGTTTG AACGGATCCATCATGCtcaagctgctgcagcaaaggccAAGAAAGCTCTTCAGAAGCCAAAACCTCCAGCTAAAATGGTAGATTTCTTTGCTCAG AAGTCGAGCAGCAAGGAGGGTGCTGTGAaagcccttcccagcagcacagcagagcccagccagcTGAGCCTCAGTGACTCCAGCATGCCACCAACTCCCGTGACCCCTGTGACACCAACTGCACCAGCATTGCCACCAACACCCATTTCACCCCCTCCAGTGTCTGCAGTCAGCAAGAGTGTAtccagtgctggggcagagccagcAAAACCCAGCCAGAG TGTCCTTCTGGTATCGTCCCCCACCATGCCACAGCTGGGCACGTTGCTCTCCACAGCTCAGAGCTCTCAGGCACAGCCGGGgccggcaccgcccgccccgcgTGGGGTGGGTCATGGAGGCTCCTCGGGGCTGCCACAGGTGCGGGTGGTCACTGCCCAGTCCAGCCTCCCAGCGGTGTCCCAGCAGGCCCCAGTGGtgactcagcagcagcagcagcagcccacgTCAGTGCCTCAAATCCGCGTTCCAGCTACGGCCACGCAAACCAAAGTGCTCCCTCAG GCTGTGATGACTCTGCCAGTAAaagctcagagcagccctgtgcaggtgcagagagcaggaggctCTGTGGCAGGACAGGCAGGTCTCACTGTGAcagggctgcctgcagcccccagtCCTGCTGTAAAGCCAGTGACCAGTTCCCCGGGCAgttctgctgccagcacctccTCCACCACTGTCATCCAGAATGTGGCTGGCCAGAACATCATCAAGCAg gTGGCTATTACAGGACAACTTGGCATGAAGGCCCAGGCTGGCGGTGGCATCCCGCTCACAGCGACCAACTTCCGCATCCAGGGGAAGGACGTGCTGCGCCTGCCCCCGTCCTCCATCACCACGGATGCCAAGGGGCAGACGGTGCTGCGCATCACCCCGGACATGATGGCCACCCTGGCCAAGTCCCAGGTCACTACTGTCAAACTCACCCAGGACCTCTTCACAGCCGCAGCGGGGAGCACTGCTGGTGGGAAAGGCATCTCTGCCACTTTGCACATGACATCCAACCCTGTGCAGACTGCTGACTCTCCAGTCAAGACCAGCACGGCCactcctgcctcctccagcccagctgggagcacGGTGGTTAAAGTGACTCCCGACCTAAAGACTGCAGAGCCAGCAAGCTCTGCTTTCCGCCTGATGCCTGCCCTGGGCatggctgtggcagagcagaagGGCAAAGCCATAACCACAGTGGCATCCACGGAGGCCAAGCCGGCTGCCACGATAAGGATcgtgcaggggctgggggtgatgCCCCCCAAGGCTGGGCAGACCATCACTGTAGCTACTCACGCCAAGCCCTCATCCTCAGCAGTAAGCGTTGCTGGCACAGCCCACACCTCAGCTGTGTCCTTGCCCACTGTGAGTGCCACCGTGTCCAAGGCAGTGGCAGTGGCCTcgggagctgcagggaccccCATCACCCTTGGCACAGGAGCCACGGCCGTGCGGCAGGTCCCTGTCAGCACCGCTGTGGTGTCCACGTCCCAGGCA GGTAAACTGCCAGCCCGGATAACAGTGCCTCTGTCGGTGATCAGCCAGCCAGTGAAAGGCAAGAGCGTGGTGACTGCCCCCATCATCAAGGGCAACCTCGGAGCCAA cATCAGTGGGTTAGGTAGAAATATCATCCTGACTACGATGCCAGCAGGGACTAAACTGATCGCTGGGAACAAGCCCGTGAGTTTTCTGACTGCACAGCAactacagcagctgcagcagcaaggcCAGGCCACACAG GTGCGAATTCAAACAGTTCCAGCCTCCCATCTCCAGCAGGGAACAGTCTCTGGCTCTACTAAAGCAGTTTCCACTGTAGTTGTGACAACAGCTCCATCTCCAAAGCAGACCCAGGATCAGCTGTGA
- the NFRKB gene encoding nuclear factor related to kappa-B-binding protein isoform X4, which yields MDSLDHMLTDPLELEGNGSRIMEDCMLGTTRVSLPEDLLEDPEIFFDVVSLSTWQEVLTDAQQEHLKKFLPHFPENNREHQNKLILALFGGENFRFGNPLHIAQKLFRDGHFNPEVVKYRQLCYKSQYKRYLRAQQQYFYRLLKQILTSRNHLLELARKGGPDMTLRRRHFPPTYDAEERDRRTHQRYLKILREVKEECGDTALSSDEEELISWPPSSPARCSSPPVPLRVIPTLSTLDMKTADKIELGESDLKMMLKKHHEKRKRQPDHPDLVTTDLTLEDIMTRVNAGRKGSLAALYDLATLKKKVKEKEDKKKKKVKVIKSEVEDLADPFGNADGIPPMPQDLSPIPLSSVKEEPLEDMKPCLEINEISSSFFFLLLEILFLEGPATLSVLEDKVLDWQSSHASALNNWFSFAPNWSELVLPALQYLAGDSRDAPFVEFKEKTQQWKLVGTYQDHEKELAALFHLWLETKDQTFFKENEDSSDAMPLPRVTDYVVRPSTGEEKRVFQEQERYRYSQPHKAFTFRMHGFESVVGPVKGVFDKETSLNKAREHSLLRSDRPAYVTILSLVRDAAARLPNGEGTRAEICELLKDSQFLAPDVTSAQVNTVVSGALDRLHYEKDPCVKYDIGRKLWIYLHRDRSEEEFERIHHAQAAAAKAKKALQKPKPPAKMKSSSKEGAVKALPSSTAEPSQLSLSDSSMPPTPVTPVTPTAPALPPTPISPPPVSAVSKSVSSAGAEPAKPSQSVLLVSSPTMPQLGTLLSTAQSSQAQPGPAPPAPRGVGHGGSSGLPQVRVVTAQSSLPAVSQQAPVVTQQQQQQPTSVPQIRVPATATQTKVLPQAVMTLPVKAQSSPVQVQRAGGSVAGQAGLTVTGLPAAPSPAVKPVTSSPGSSAASTSSTTVIQNVAGQNIIKQVAITGQLGMKAQAGGGIPLTATNFRIQGKDVLRLPPSSITTDAKGQTVLRITPDMMATLAKSQVTTVKLTQDLFTAAAGSTAGGKGISATLHMTSNPVQTADSPVKTSTATPASSSPAGSTVVKVTPDLKTAEPASSAFRLMPALGMAVAEQKGKAITTVASTEAKPAATIRIVQGLGVMPPKAGQTITVATHAKPSSSAVSVAGTAHTSAVSLPTVSATVSKAVAVASGAAGTPITLGTGATAVRQVPVSTAVVSTSQAGKLPARITVPLSVISQPVKGKSVVTAPIIKGNLGANISGLGRNIILTTMPAGTKLIAGNKPVSFLTAQQLQQLQQQGQATQVRIQTVPASHLQQGTVSGSTKAVSTVVVTTAPSPKQTQDQL from the exons ATGGACTCCCTGGACCACATGCTCACGGAccccctggagctggagggcaATGGCAGTAGGATCATGGAGGACTGTATGCTGGGCACCACCAGGGTCAGTCTGCCTGAGGACCTGCTGGAGGAC CCTGAGATCTTCTTTGACGTTGTCAGCTTGTCCACGTGGCAGGAGGTCCTGACAGATGCGCAGCAAGAGCACCTTAAAAAATTCCTGCCTCACTTCCCTGAGAACAACCGGGAACATCAGAACAAACTTATCTTGGCACTGTTTGGGGGGGAGAACTTTCGGTTTGGGAACCCGCTGCACATCGCCCAGAAACTCTTCCGGG ATGGACACTTCAACCCCGAGGTGGTGAAGTACCGGCAACTGTGCTACAAGTCGCAGTACAAGCGTTACCTGCGGGCGCAGCAGCAGTATTTCTACAGGCTGCTCAAGCAGATCCTCACCTCCCGCAAT CACTTGCTGGAATTAGCCAGGAAAGGAGGCCCTGACATGACCCTGAGGAGAAGGCACTTCCCACCGACGTATGACGCGGAAGAACGAGACAGACGGACACATCAGCGCTACCTGAAAATCCTGAGGGAAGTGAAAGAGGAGTGTGGAGACACTGCCTTGTCTTCTGATGAAGAAG aacTAATCTCTTGGCCTCCAAGTTCTCCAGCACGTTGTTCAAGTCCACCAGTTCCCCTGAGAGTGATCCCCACATTGTCAACCTTGGACATGAAAACAGCAG ACAAGATAGAACTTGGGGAAAGTGATTTGAAGATGATGTTGAAGAAGCACCATGAGAAACGAAAACGTCAGCCT GATCACCCTGATCTGGTCACGACAGACCTGACTCTGGAGGACATCATGACTCGAGTGAATGCTGGCAGGAAAGGCTCCTTAGCAG CCTTGTACGACCTCGCGACTCTCaagaaaaaggtgaaggaaaaggaggataagaagaaaaagaaggtgaaGGTTATTAAATCTGAGGTGGAAGACTTGGCTGACCCTTTTGGCAATGCAGATGGAATCCCACCGATGCCTCAGGAtctttcccccatccctctgtCATCTGTCAAAGAGGA ACCTCTTGAAGACATGAAACCATGccttgaaataaatgaaatatcatccagcttctttttccttcttttggaGATACTGTTTCTGGAAGGACCTGCTACTCTCTCGGTG cTTGAAGATAAAGTTCTCGACTGGCAATCTTCTCATGCCAGTGCACTAAATAACTGGTTCTCATTTGCCCCTAACTGGTCTGAACTGGTTTTACCTGCCTTGCAGTACTTGGCAGGTGACAGCAGAG ATGCTCCTTTTGTTGAATTCAAGGAAAAAACTCAGCAGTGGAAATTGGTTG GTACATACCAAGATCATGAGAAGGAATTGGCAGCACTCTTTCACCTCTGGTTGGAGACCAAAGACCAGACTTTCTTCAAA GAAAATGAAGACAGCTCTGATGCCATGCCACTGCCCAGAGT GACTGACTATGTAGTCCGGCCTAGCACTGGAGAGGAGAAACGGGTGTTTCAGGAGCAG GAGCGTTACCGTTACAGCCAACCCCACAAAGCCTTCACCTTCCGCATGCATGGCTTTGAGTCAGTTGTTGGTCCTGTGAAGGGGGTGTTTGACAAGGAAACCTCCTTAAACAAAGCTCGAGAACATTCTCTCCTGCGCTCAGACAGACCAGCATATGTCACCATCCTGTCCCTTG TTCGTGATGCTGCTGCTCGCCTTCCTAATGGAGAAGGAACTCGTGCTGAAATCTGTGAGCTGCTCAAAGATTCCCAGTTCCTAGCTCCAGATGTCACCAGTGCTCAG GTTAACACTGTTGTCAGTGGTGCTTTGGATCGACTGCATTATGAGAAAGATCCCTGTGTGAAATACGACATTGGGCGCAAGTTGTGGATCTACCTGCACCGGGACAGGAGTGAGGAAGAGTTTG AACGGATCCATCATGCtcaagctgctgcagcaaaggccAAGAAAGCTCTTCAGAAGCCAAAACCTCCAGCTAAAATG AAGTCGAGCAGCAAGGAGGGTGCTGTGAaagcccttcccagcagcacagcagagcccagccagcTGAGCCTCAGTGACTCCAGCATGCCACCAACTCCCGTGACCCCTGTGACACCAACTGCACCAGCATTGCCACCAACACCCATTTCACCCCCTCCAGTGTCTGCAGTCAGCAAGAGTGTAtccagtgctggggcagagccagcAAAACCCAGCCAGAG TGTCCTTCTGGTATCGTCCCCCACCATGCCACAGCTGGGCACGTTGCTCTCCACAGCTCAGAGCTCTCAGGCACAGCCGGGgccggcaccgcccgccccgcgTGGGGTGGGTCATGGAGGCTCCTCGGGGCTGCCACAGGTGCGGGTGGTCACTGCCCAGTCCAGCCTCCCAGCGGTGTCCCAGCAGGCCCCAGTGGtgactcagcagcagcagcagcagcccacgTCAGTGCCTCAAATCCGCGTTCCAGCTACGGCCACGCAAACCAAAGTGCTCCCTCAG GCTGTGATGACTCTGCCAGTAAaagctcagagcagccctgtgcaggtgcagagagcaggaggctCTGTGGCAGGACAGGCAGGTCTCACTGTGAcagggctgcctgcagcccccagtCCTGCTGTAAAGCCAGTGACCAGTTCCCCGGGCAgttctgctgccagcacctccTCCACCACTGTCATCCAGAATGTGGCTGGCCAGAACATCATCAAGCAg gTGGCTATTACAGGACAACTTGGCATGAAGGCCCAGGCTGGCGGTGGCATCCCGCTCACAGCGACCAACTTCCGCATCCAGGGGAAGGACGTGCTGCGCCTGCCCCCGTCCTCCATCACCACGGATGCCAAGGGGCAGACGGTGCTGCGCATCACCCCGGACATGATGGCCACCCTGGCCAAGTCCCAGGTCACTACTGTCAAACTCACCCAGGACCTCTTCACAGCCGCAGCGGGGAGCACTGCTGGTGGGAAAGGCATCTCTGCCACTTTGCACATGACATCCAACCCTGTGCAGACTGCTGACTCTCCAGTCAAGACCAGCACGGCCactcctgcctcctccagcccagctgggagcacGGTGGTTAAAGTGACTCCCGACCTAAAGACTGCAGAGCCAGCAAGCTCTGCTTTCCGCCTGATGCCTGCCCTGGGCatggctgtggcagagcagaagGGCAAAGCCATAACCACAGTGGCATCCACGGAGGCCAAGCCGGCTGCCACGATAAGGATcgtgcaggggctgggggtgatgCCCCCCAAGGCTGGGCAGACCATCACTGTAGCTACTCACGCCAAGCCCTCATCCTCAGCAGTAAGCGTTGCTGGCACAGCCCACACCTCAGCTGTGTCCTTGCCCACTGTGAGTGCCACCGTGTCCAAGGCAGTGGCAGTGGCCTcgggagctgcagggaccccCATCACCCTTGGCACAGGAGCCACGGCCGTGCGGCAGGTCCCTGTCAGCACCGCTGTGGTGTCCACGTCCCAGGCA GGTAAACTGCCAGCCCGGATAACAGTGCCTCTGTCGGTGATCAGCCAGCCAGTGAAAGGCAAGAGCGTGGTGACTGCCCCCATCATCAAGGGCAACCTCGGAGCCAA cATCAGTGGGTTAGGTAGAAATATCATCCTGACTACGATGCCAGCAGGGACTAAACTGATCGCTGGGAACAAGCCCGTGAGTTTTCTGACTGCACAGCAactacagcagctgcagcagcaaggcCAGGCCACACAG GTGCGAATTCAAACAGTTCCAGCCTCCCATCTCCAGCAGGGAACAGTCTCTGGCTCTACTAAAGCAGTTTCCACTGTAGTTGTGACAACAGCTCCATCTCCAAAGCAGACCCAGGATCAGCTGTGA